A stretch of the Candidatus Neomarinimicrobiota bacterium genome encodes the following:
- a CDS encoding M28 family peptidase: MKLQNVYIWIVILSISFLGCAQKTTVDDLADEAISPDNLIARALNSITGENIKGHIKILSDDAMEGRAPGSKGVEMAADYIASQFTAIGLEPVVEGSYFQPFPMVGVKLHGDMSIEFEKNGKILNFKYFDESMKETGLQVPLAEVNAEVVYVGYGIQAPENDWDDYKGMDVSGKVLLMLVNDPPSEDPGMFGGKALTYYGRWTYKYEKAAELGAVGAILIHTDQSAGYGWKVIQGSWSGEQFALGLNDNSPPQLALRSWVSESSAEKLLSFAGYDLHEFQEAAAKKDFSPVELGIKVNTKIESNIRIIETKNVIGIIRGSDPLLSNEMVIWSGHYDHLGIGAPNSEGDKIYNGAWDNASGVAAILEMAKAAVGLKPILKRSILVMALTAEESGLLGSKYYSENPVFHLATAKALFNIDAINLWGETSDMIPLGFKRSTIEDFIQPIAEKNGLELKPDQSPEQGFFFRSDHFPFAKAGVPAVSVDAGNEYIGHDEEWKENTVDAWIDANYHQPSDEYSDSWDLSGSAQLAKFVLESTIAIANSAETPVWHEGQEFKAARLKSLKDYSK; encoded by the coding sequence ATGAAGCTTCAAAACGTATATATTTGGATAGTGATTTTGTCGATTTCTTTCCTCGGCTGTGCACAAAAAACAACGGTTGATGATCTCGCTGACGAAGCCATTTCACCTGACAACCTGATCGCCCGAGCGCTTAATTCGATCACCGGCGAGAATATTAAAGGACATATAAAAATATTATCTGACGACGCGATGGAGGGAAGGGCGCCCGGGAGCAAGGGGGTAGAGATGGCTGCGGACTACATTGCGTCGCAATTCACAGCTATAGGACTTGAACCGGTCGTAGAAGGATCGTATTTCCAGCCGTTTCCGATGGTCGGTGTAAAATTACATGGTGACATGTCGATAGAATTCGAGAAGAACGGGAAAATATTGAATTTCAAATATTTTGACGAATCCATGAAAGAGACGGGATTGCAGGTTCCGTTAGCCGAAGTGAATGCGGAAGTAGTGTATGTCGGGTATGGAATTCAGGCGCCTGAAAACGACTGGGACGACTACAAAGGAATGGACGTTAGCGGGAAGGTGCTTCTCATGCTCGTGAACGATCCGCCGTCCGAAGACCCGGGGATGTTCGGAGGGAAAGCGCTTACTTATTACGGAAGATGGACCTATAAATATGAGAAAGCGGCGGAACTGGGTGCTGTTGGAGCGATCCTGATTCACACGGATCAATCAGCCGGATACGGCTGGAAAGTCATTCAGGGTTCATGGAGCGGAGAGCAGTTTGCTCTCGGTTTAAATGACAATTCCCCTCCGCAGCTTGCGCTGAGGTCATGGGTGTCGGAATCCTCGGCGGAAAAGTTGCTTTCCTTCGCCGGTTACGACTTACATGAGTTTCAAGAGGCTGCCGCGAAAAAAGACTTCTCTCCCGTGGAATTGGGAATCAAAGTCAATACAAAAATCGAGAGCAATATCAGGATTATAGAAACAAAGAACGTAATCGGAATTATACGCGGCTCCGATCCGTTGCTTTCAAATGAGATGGTTATCTGGTCGGGTCATTACGATCATCTTGGCATCGGCGCTCCCAACAGCGAAGGGGACAAGATATATAACGGTGCATGGGACAACGCTTCGGGTGTTGCGGCAATATTGGAGATGGCGAAAGCGGCTGTCGGTCTCAAACCGATACTGAAGCGATCAATTCTCGTTATGGCGCTTACAGCAGAGGAATCCGGATTGCTCGGCTCTAAATATTATTCGGAAAATCCCGTTTTCCATCTGGCGACAGCAAAGGCGCTCTTTAATATCGATGCGATAAATTTATGGGGTGAAACGTCGGATATGATACCGCTCGGATTTAAGCGGTCCACAATTGAAGATTTTATTCAACCGATTGCCGAAAAAAACGGTCTTGAACTTAAACCGGATCAATCGCCGGAACAGGGATTCTTTTTCAGATCGGACCACTTTCCATTTGCAAAAGCGGGAGTTCCAGCCGTGTCTGTGGATGCCGGAAATGAGTATATCGGACACGACGAGGAGTGGAAGGAAAACACCGTCGATGCCTGGATAGACGCAAACTACCACCAACCCTCCGATGAATATTCCGATTCGTGGGACCTGTCCGGATCAGCGCAGTTAGCAAAATTCGTCCTTGAATCCACTATAGCGATAGCCAATTCAGCCGAAACCCCTGTGTGGCACGAGGGACAGGAATTTAAGGCAGCGAGGCTGAAATCGCTTAAAGACTATTCGAAATAG
- a CDS encoding glycosyltransferase family 2 protein: protein MNIFALIPAYNADKHIARVIHGCIEHLPRENVIVVDDGSTDRTRSLVEQSGATVIVHDNNRGKGAALRSGFSVALKYKCDMVITLDADMQHDPKYLPEFIEAAEEHHDWDIIIGTRRRSGSEMPWDRRLSNKWTSILLSIRTGQKISDSQSGYRLIRRNVLENVVTKETGFIAESELLIRSSMRGNKIGSIDIPTIYSDEGSHINKFRDSFKFISLYFRSFFW from the coding sequence TTGAATATTTTTGCTCTGATACCGGCATACAATGCCGATAAGCATATCGCAAGAGTCATACATGGATGCATCGAGCATCTTCCAAGGGAAAACGTGATCGTAGTTGACGACGGCTCCACCGATAGAACACGAAGTTTGGTCGAGCAGTCGGGGGCGACGGTGATAGTTCATGATAATAACAGGGGGAAAGGCGCGGCGCTGAGGAGCGGCTTCAGCGTTGCTCTGAAGTATAAGTGCGATATGGTAATCACGCTTGATGCCGATATGCAGCACGATCCGAAATATCTTCCTGAATTTATCGAAGCGGCGGAAGAGCATCATGATTGGGACATAATAATCGGAACGAGGCGAAGATCCGGTTCCGAGATGCCGTGGGACCGGCGACTGTCGAACAAGTGGACTTCCATTTTACTCTCGATAAGAACAGGACAAAAAATATCCGATAGTCAGAGCGGATACAGGCTGATTCGCCGAAACGTTCTGGAAAATGTGGTAACAAAAGAAACAGGTTTTATTGCCGAATCGGAGCTGCTGATTAGAAGCTCGATGAGGGGAAATAAGATAGGGAGCATAGATATTCCCACTATTTACTCGGATGAGGGGAGTCATATCAACAAATT